One genomic segment of Gossypium arboreum isolate Shixiya-1 chromosome 3, ASM2569848v2, whole genome shotgun sequence includes these proteins:
- the LOC108475125 gene encoding uncharacterized protein LOC108475125 yields the protein MEGSNNYGHQHPLLLILNEDQLLNVAKCSRCGEKVSIPCFSCAEGCGFYLHKVCAEAPLELNHPFHPDHPLLLMQNAPYSSGGYICDFCGKGGKEFVYHCSCDFDFHIKCALFTFNIAENNLKELGHVALQDEELEDDSKCIGCWEPLAKYTHFSPDCGFNLHEKCAELPFKLNLVCHREHPLVLQFYSERLSCKICGENNGQAVGFVYCCSPCKFVVHIECASQSSLQVIKSTNHELPFTLFNGHKHPLFLMLNQEHLMDNQRGVTDCSGCGEKVSAPCFCCAEHCRFYLHKVCAGAPLELNHPFHLNHPLLMQNAPYSSGMYICNFCNKSGHKSVYCCSSCELDFHIKCALFNNLKDLEHGALQHPLIPTENGDEKLKDVSNCFGCREPLANYTHFSPCRGFNLHEKCSEIPFKLNHVCHRKHPLVLQFNSKRLSCKICCQVTMRRGFVYGCSPCKFVVHIECASQSPLQVIKSTNHEHPFTLLLRQVPFTCDGCGTKGNCRYPNLPGPINTQPTLGASTCTASPPPAPITSLKTCKHDGSSNRSRNAANSNKTAIGLCIIGYKEPFIFNVKGGFWILSHSAKNRSRKQL from the coding sequence ATGGAGGGGTCTAACAATTATGGCCACCAACATCCCCTGCTTCTTATCTTGAATGAAGATCAGCTGCTGAATGTAGCTAAGTGCTCAAGGTGTGGCGAGAAGGTGTCAATTCCATGTTTTAGCTGTGCCGAGGGTTGTGGGTTTTACCTACACAAGGTATGTGCTGAGGCACCTTTGGAGCTTAATCACCCTTTTCATCCTGATCATCCTCTTCTTCTTATGcaaaatgcaccatattcatctGGAGGGTACATTTGCGATTTTTGCGGTAAAGGCGGTAAGGAGTTCGTTTATCACTGCTCTTGCGATTTTGACTTTCACATTAAATGTGCTTTGTTTACATTTAATATTGCTGAGAATAATTTGAAAGAGCTTGGGCATGTCGCCCTTCAAGATGAAGAACTTGAAGATGATAGTAAGTGCATTGGGTGTTGGGAACCATTAGCAAAGTATACACACTTTTCTCCTGACTGTGGATTTAATTTACATGAGAAATGCGCTGAGCTTCCCTTCAAACTGAATCTTGTGTGCCATCGCGAACATCCTCTTGTTCTACAATTTTATAGCGAACGGCTCTCTTGCAAGATATGCGGAGAAAACAATGGACAAGCTGTAGGATTTGTTTATTGTTGTTCTCCTTGTAAGTTTGTTGTTCACATTGAATGTGCATCACAATCATCATTACAAGTTATTAAGAGTACAAATCATGAACTTCCATTTACCTTGTTTAACGGGCACAAACATCCCCTGTTTCTTATGTTGAATCAAGAGCATCTGATGGACAATCAAAGGGGTGTAACTGATTGCTCGGGGTGTGGGGAGAAGGTCTCTGCTCCATGTTTTTGCTGTGCTGAGCACTGCAGGTTTTATCTTCATAAGGTATGTGCCGGGGCACCTTTGGAGCTTAATCACCCTTTTCATCTCAACCATCCTCTTCTTATGCAAAATGCACCTTATTCATCTGGAATGTACATTTGCAATTTTTGCAATAAATCTGGTCACAAGTCTGTTTATTGCTGCTCTTCTTGTGAATTGGACTTTCATATTAAATGTGCTTTGTTTAATAATTTGAAAGATCTTGAGCATGGTGCCCTTCAACACCCATTGATTCCCACTGAAAATGGTGATGAAAAACTTAAAGATGTTTCTAACTGCTTTGGATGCCGGGAACCATTAGCAAATTATACACACTTTTCTCCATGCCGTGGATTTAACTTACATGAGAAATGCAGTGAGATTCCTTTCAAATTGAATCATGTGTGTCATCGCAAGCATCCTCTTGTCCTACAATTTAATAGCAAACGGCTCTCTTGCAAGATATGCTGCCAGGTAACAATGCGAAGAGGATTTGTTTACGGTTGTTCTCCTTGTAAGTTTGTTGTTCACATTGAATGTGCATCACAATCACCATTACAAGTTATTAAGAGTACAAATCATGAACATCCATTCACCTTGTTGTTGAGACAAGTTCCATTCACATGTGATGGGTGTGGCACTAAAGGAAATTGTAGGTACCCAAATTTACCCGGGCCCATTAATACCCAACCTACCCTAGGTGCCTCCACTTGCACCGCCTCTCCTCCACCTGCTCCCATCACCTCCTTGAAGACCTGCAAACATGACGGAAGCAGCAACAGAAGCAGAAACGCAGCAAACAGTAACAAAACAGCAATAGGACTTTGCATAATCGGCTATAAAGAGCCATTCATTTTCAATGTAAAGGGGGGATTTTGGATTCTATCTCATTCGGCTAAAAACAGAAGCCGAAAGCAATTGTAA
- the LOC108475126 gene encoding uncharacterized protein LOC108475126 produces MKDKDSYEIVENEDEIEMPNESSIIVIESNDAGEATKIKHFKHMHNLMLGLFGGGHENSCDGCMLPISDPFYYCSECVFFLHKVCAELPKIKKVWHHDCKEPLTLIFDKAFRCRQCWHISNASAYECCGCERKICPRCVIALSPGARTCLKHKHPLFYYTKRNGKCNACGMTTQGAFCCKDCSFVLHLGCFSLPITARHKCDEHLLSLTDHDDNSYSENHHCDICEESRDPNRWFYTCSTCDTSAHVYCVLGDYLFLKLRSIYEENDHSHPLTIVKKNYYYPDCDECGKPCEDVALECSKSECKYIVHWNCEIRPATSFAGKLKTRKQGLIFALLLVIFVIVVIVIWFF; encoded by the exons ATGAAGGATAAAGATTCATATGAAATAGTAGAAAATGAAGATGAGATTGAGATGCCCAATGAAAGTTCCATCATTGTTATTGAGAGCAACGATGCTGGAGAAGCTACAAAAATAAAGCATTTCAAGCATATGCATAATCTAATGTTAGGTCTCTTTGGTGGAGGACATGAAAATAGTTGTGATGGGTGTATGTTGCCAATCTCGGATCCATTTTACTACTGTTCAGAATGTGTTTTTTTTCTTCATAAAGTTTGTGCCGAGTTACCTAAGATTAAGAAGGTTTGGCATCATGATTGCAAAGAGCCTCTAACCCTTATTTTTGACAAAGCTTTTAGGTGTCGACAATGTTGGCACATATCTAATGCCTCTGCTTATGAATGTTGCGGATGTGAGAGGAAAATATGTCCCCGATGTGTGATTGCTCTTAGTCCTGGTGCTCGAACATGTTTGAAACATAAACACCCCCTCTTTTACTACACAAAGCGCAATGGGAAATGCAATGCTTGTGGTATGACCACACAGGGGGCATTCTGTTGTAAGGATTGCAGTTTTGTGCTACATCTTGGTTGTTTTTCACTTCCAATTACAGCTCGTCACAAATGTGATGAGCATCTTCTTTCACTCACTGATCATGATGATAATAGTTATTCAGAAAATCATCATTGTGATATCTGTGAAGAAAGTCGAGATCCAAATCGTTGGTTTTATACTTGTTCAACATGTGATACTTCTGCTCATGTTTATTGTGTTCTTGGAGATTATTTATTCCTCAAACTCAGGAGCATTTACGAAGAAAATGATCATTCACACCCACTCACCATTGTGAAGAAGAACTATTACTACCCAGATTGTGATGAATGCGGCAAGCCGTGCGAAGATGTGGCTCTTGAATGCTCAAAGTCGGAGTGCAAATATATTGTCCACTGGAATTGT GAAATCAGGCCTGCCACTTCATTTGCAGGAAAACTCAAGACTAGAAAACAGGGTTTGATCTTTGCCTTGTTACTTGTGATATTTGTTATTGTTGTAATTGTAATTTGGTTTTTctga
- the LOC108476058 gene encoding uncharacterized protein LOC108476058 yields MSTEKTKEEGEMEESLNYGHQHPLLLMLNEDQLMIVANCSRCGEKVSTPCFSCAEGCGFYLHKVCAEAPLELNHPFHPDHPLLLMQNAPYSGGYSCNFCRKFGNEFVYHCSCNFDFHIKCALFTFNIAKNNLKELEHVALQDEELEDDSNCFGCWEPLAKYTHFSPDCGFNLHEKCAELPFKLNLVCHREHPLVLQFNCQRLSCKICGGNNQQAIGFFYGCSPCKFVVHIECASQSPLQVIKSTNHEHPFTLFNGHQHPLFLMLNQEQLMDNQRGVTDCSRCGEKVSAPCFCCAEHCGFYIHKVCAKAPLELNHPFHLNHPLLMQNAPYLSGTYICNFCNKSGHKSVYRCSSCELDFHIKCALFTFNIAENNLKQLEHVALQHPLIPTENGDEKLKDVSKCLGCREPLANYTHFSPCRGFNLHEKCTEIPFKLNHVWHRKHPLLLQFNSEGLSCKICCQITMRRGFVYGCSPCKFVVHVECASQSPLQVIKSTNHEHPFTLLLRQAPFTCDGCGTEGNHVAYTCGTCNIIIHKSCISLPCIIKSKWHDHRLLHTYFHHIEDFRVLNCLICHDEVNTDYGSYFCSKCTGIFHVKCALKDKDSYEIVENEDEIEMPNESSIIVIESNDAGEASKIKHFKHMHNLMLGPFVGGYENSCDGCMLPISDPFYYCSECVFFLHKACAELPKMKIVWHHDCKEPLALISDKAFCCSQCWRTSNAFAYECCGCKKKTCLRCVIALTPGARTCLKHEHPLFYYTKHNGKCNACGMTTHWGMAIQGAFCCKDCDFVLDLFCFSLPITARHKCDEHRLSLTRHDDNSYSEHHYCDICEGSRDPNYWFYNCATCDTSAHVYCVLGNYPFLKLRSIYEENDHPHPLTFVKKKYYYPDCDKCGRPCEDVALECSKPECKYIVHWNCVIPISLWD; encoded by the coding sequence ATGTCGACGGAAAAAACCAAAGAGGAAGGGGAAATGGAGGAGTCACTGAATTATGGTCACCAACATCCCCTACTTCTTATGTTGAACGAAGATCAGCTGATGATTGTAGCTAACTGCTCAAGGTGTGGCGAGAAGGTGTCAACTCCATGTTTTAGCTGTGCCGAGGGTTGTGGGTTTTACCTTCACAAGGTATGTGCTGAGGCACCTTTGGAGCTTAATCACCCTTTTCATCCTGATCATCCTCTTCTTCTTATGCAAAATGCACCTTATTCTGGAGGGTACAGTTGCAATTTTTGCCGTAAATTCGGTAATGAGTTTGTTTATCACTGCTCTTGCAATTTTGACTTTCATATTAAATGTGCTTTGTTTACATTTAATATTGCTAAGAATAATTTGAAAGAGCTTGAGCATGTCGCCCTTCAAGATGAAGAACTTGAAGATGATAGTAACTGCTTTGGGTGTTGGGAACCATTAGCAAAGTATACACACTTTTCTCCTGACTGTGGATTTAATTTACATGAGAAATGCGCTGAGCTTCCCTTCAAACTGAATCTTGTGTGCCATCGCGAACATCCTCTTGTTCTACAATTTAATTGCCAACGGCTCTCTTGCAAGATATGCGGAGGAAACAATCAACAAGCTATAGGATTTTTTTATGGTTGTTCTCCTTGTAAGTTTGTTGTTCACATTGAATGTGCATCGCAATCACCATTACAAGTTATTAAGAGTACAAATCATGAACATCCATTTACCTTGTTTAACGGGCACCAACATCCCCTGTTTCTTATGTTGAATCAAGAGCAGCTGATGGACAATCAAAGGGGTGTAACTGATTGCTCGAGATGTGGGGAGAAGGTGTCTGCTCCATGTTTTTGCTGTGCGGAGCACTGTGGGTTTTATATTCATAAGGTATGTGCCAAGGCACCTTTGGAGCTTAATCACCCTTTTCATCTCAACCATCCTCTTCTTATGCAAAATGCACCTTATTTATCCGGAACGTACATTTGCAATTTTTGCAATAAATCTGGTCACAAGTCTGTTTATCGCTGCTCTTCTTGTGAATTGGACTTTCATATTAAATGTGCTTTGTTTACATTTAATATTGCTGAGAATAATTTGAAACAGCTTGAGCATGTTGCCCTTCAACATCCATTGATTCCCACTGAAAATGGTGATGAAAAACTTAAAGATGTTTCTAAGTGCCTTGGGTGCCGGGAACCATTAGCAAATTATACACACTTTTCTCCTTGCCGTGGATTTAACTTACATGAGAAGTGCACTGAGATTCCTTTCAAATTGAATCATGTGTGGCATCGCAAGCATCCTCTTCTCCTACAATTTAATAGCGAAGGGCTCTCTTGCAAGATATGCTGCCAGATAACAATGCGAAGGGGATTTGTTTATGGTTGTTCTCCTTGTAAGTTTGTTGTTCACGTTGAATGTGCATCACAATCACCATTACAGGTTATTAAGAGTACAAATCATGAACATCCATTCACCTTGTTGTTGAGACAAGCTCCATTCACATGTGATGGGTGTGGCACTGAAGGAAATCATGTTGCCTATACATGTGGTACATGCAACATTATAATCCATAAAAGTTGCATTTCATTGCCTTGCATTATCAAAAGTAAATGGCATGACCATCGCCTTCTTCACACATATTTCCATCACATAGAAGATTTTAGGGTTTTGAATTGCCTAATATGCCATGATGAAGTCAATACAGATTATGGTAGTTACTTTTGTTCAAAGTGCACTGGTATATTCCATGTGAAGTGTGCACTGAAGGATAAAGATTCATATGAAATAGTAGAAAATGAAGATGAGATTGAGATGCCCAATGAAAGTTCCATCATTGTTATTGAGAGCAACGATGCTGGAGAAGCTTCAAAAATAAAGCATTTCAAGCATATGCATAATCTAATGTTAGGTCCCTTTGTTGGAGGATATGAAAATAGTTGTGACGGGTGTATGTTGCCAATCTCGGATCCGTTTTACTACTGTTCAGAATGTGTTTTTTTTCTTCATAAAGCGTGTGCCGAGTTACCTAAGATGAAGATTGTTTGGCATCATGATTGTAAAGAGCCTCTAGCCCTTATTTCTGACAAAGCTTTTTGCTGTTCACAATGTTGGCGCACGTCTAATGCCTTTGCTTATGAATGTTGTGGATGTAAGAAAAAAACATGTCTCCGATGTGTGATTGCTCTTACTCCTGGTGCTcgaacatgtttgaaacatgaaCACCCCCTCTTTTACTACACAAAGCACAATGGGAAATGCAATGCTTGTGGTATGACTACACATTGGGGTATGGCTATACAGGGGGCATTCTGTTGTAAGGATTGCGATTTTGTGCTAGATCTATTTTGTTTTTCACTTCCAATTACAGCTCGTCACAAATGCGATGAGCATCGTCTTTCACTCACTCGTCATGATGATAACAGTTATTCAGAACATCATTATTGTGATATCTGTGAAGGAAGTCGAGATCCAAATTATTGGTTTTATAATTGTGCAACATGTGATACTTCTGCTCATGTTTATTGTGTTCTTGGAAATTATCCATTCCTCAAACTCCGGAGCATTTACGAAGAAAATGATCATCCACACCCACTCACCTTTGTGAAGAAGAAGTATTATTACCCAGATTGTGATAAATGCGGTAGGCCTTGTGAAGATGTGGCTCTTGAATGCTCAAAGCCGGAGTGCAAATATATTGTCCACTGGAATTGTGTAATACCCATTTCTCTATGGGATTGA